The genomic segment aaatacatttatattgtgagcagagtgatgcctcttcacttgatctgatggagcagagcaatcagtggagcacagggccgttaaagtgtcaatcatgaagaaattcatggtaatcaaacgccaatatgtccaatcaacactactggtcaggtgccaatagagagagaaaagaaaatagaggatgtgcaagcacaaatgaaaggtatgttattgcgccaaggaggaataaatgtacgtaaaaagttacataatgctagttttcttatatcatgactgtcaacaacaaaaggtcaatattgctttgttgccactacctccaaaaagcacagacagctctgtccgtcagttatataaagacaatattggcctctatctatttgcatcagtcttctgtatgcttgtaagtatgtaatctttctctgatataatctttctctgatattattacagccataacccagcacatttttctgtttttttttttaaaatggcaaggtaggttaggactagttgttttgcagctaaactgactgcagtcttgtttcattttcagttggttttattgtagcatatatgcaatattatatttgtatgtaatgaaatacatacaaaaatacatttgaagtgggatatattaccaagatatgcgtataaatataaatatgtccaagACACATGCGATGCTTATGTCATGCAACTGCTGAATTAGGGTACTGGCACCTTTTTTGGTCCAATTCAGGTACTGGGGTAGACAATCCCTAGAGCATTATATGCATTCATTTTGAAGTGTTTAGGAGTAAAATAATTAACTttagattagcccagaaggaaaaaaagtATAATTTGGCAAAATAAACCCTGGAGTCTCATTgtttgattattgaatggcttttattacatttgacttaatggggccttcgaggatcggggaatttcggggatatacccttgctgtcggcccCCAACAGCATCCTAGTTGAGCTCTAAAGGTTTTTCTGAACGGTGTCTGGCTCTGGTTGCTTCCTACATTTGGTCAAGTGCCAGTTATGAGCTTCATGACTAACAATCATGACTTCCCATCTTGTGACTTAAAATTATGAGTTGAAACAACAACTTATAAAGCATTCACTAAACTGATCATTATATATAGTTTATTAGGAAACACTGTTTCCTACAGCTTATCAGCAGCCTTATGCATTGCACttggtttaactctccagaaagatagatagaatCTGATAGAATACTGTTGAAAGTATAAGATTTCAAGTCAGTGTTTTTCTCAGTTGAGAATATTGTTTAGAATACTGAAGTATTAAAAGTATTAGTGTGTATGTCAGGATCTCATATTTCAGGACGTGGGAGAATTCAGTCATTGGTCTCTAAAGGTTTTTCTTAATGGTGTCATGCTCCACCTATACTGGCTCTGGTTGCTTCCTACATTTGACTGACTCAAAGGCATCATTTTCACGAActttttccttgttttgtaCCTTGTACCTATAGATatgtttgtcaatttcaacttaCAAGTGCCAGTTATGAGCTTTATGACTTATAATCATGAGTTCATGTCTTGAGACTTAAAATTACGAGTTGAAACAACACTTTATAAAGCATTCACTAAACTGATCATAGTTTATTAAGAAACACTGTAGCTTATCAGCAGACTTCCCAGTATGCATTGCAtttggtttaactctccagaaacTCTAATTCTTctggtttgaatgaagttaGAGGATGGCGACTTGGTATGTGAATCATAGGTCAATTTctgattggaaaaaaaaaagcaacatgaTAAAATTTTATATCTACAAAATATTCCAGTGGGAAACGATACAGACTGAGAAGGTAGAATGATGCATGGTGTCAGGACTTTCAAGCTTTGAGACATTTAAAGCCGGACTTGCTTTCAACATGCTTAATCCACGGTGTAGTTCATGTTTTATGGGTTCTCACTTACTTGTTGAGATGGCTTGATTGATGAGTGTGGAAGTGCATGCGACTGTACAGGTGTATACGTTATCAAAATAAGGCTCGATGCATGCATCTAAAAAGGCTGACGTGGATTCCAAAAACGTTCAACAAAAAGCAACTTTAGTTCAAAACCAAACGAAACTAAAGCGAAAAAACGTGTGTGAGCGTGCGGTTGAAAAACAATATCTGCCTGGCGTCTCCACCAGTTAGACACACCTCTGTCAATTATTAGATGGTGGACGCACGGTGACTGCGTCATCTCGCGCTTCTAACTAGGCGACTGCCTGTGTAGTTCTCTTttacaaaccaaaacaaaaaggcTCCTACACATGGTGTTCAGATTCAGGAATATGTCTACTCAGAACGATGGAGAATTCGCCAGTTTCTCAACTCTGCACTATTTTCCAAAACTGTACGTGAGAGGAACTTTTTCTGATCTTGATGGAATTCATTGTGAGGATAAAAGTCAGAACTGTGGGTATGTAGAGAGTTCCTCTCTACATGGAGCCTGGTATCAGTGATGAGACGAGAGCTTCCTGTTATTTGCTGTAACTACAACACTTCCTCTTTGTCGATCTCCAGCAGCCTGAATACCTGACAAGACCAAACTCTGTGATGGACCATGGAGCTACAGGAGATGAagattttcatctttttcataGGTAACTTTTTAACTGCATAACTGATGTAACTTTCTGTTTATTCTTCACTTGATTGTGGCTTATAGAGGTGCTGTTCTGATCAGAAATTGGCCCATTTTAAATTTGTCTATATTTTAGAGGctgtttttaaatgaatgtgtgtCACATTATTGTGCTGTTAAATAATAGTATGTGCCTTATTTTTTTGCTGACTTCTTGTCTTACAAAGGTTTCACTCCCTTAAAAAGGATGTTACCCAGAATGTTTTGTTCCTAACTAAAAATGACACAACGTGTACTGTATTGATAGTATCACGTTTACTCTGAGATGTCATTTTTAAACCCATCTGTACATATAGTTAGGAttaagggaaaaagaaaagtaaaatataagCATGCAAAAGAATATAAAGTAGGCAATAAACAACTAGAAATAATATgaacagtaaaaataataacacattcaaaccaaaaaatgataaaacagactATAAACAATTGAGGGGTACTGTAAATGTATACTCAACAATTTCAAAACTGATGTAGAGGGAGAATGTGCAGAAATATGTCCAGGAGAAAAGTAGAGCAGCAAATAGACATCAATTTTTGCAGCAAAAATAAGTATATATGAATATAGGCATGTCTAAACATATTTGTCATTTATATGTGATTAAATATAGCTATGTATAAACACAATGATGTGCTGATAAATAAATCTCAATTGTGGGATTGAGACTtgagttaaaaacaaacaatatatgATGGGGTAAAGCCATATATTGctttaaatgtaatcagttaGATCCTAAGATAAATCCTAAATTTGACTGAGGCCGATGTAAGATAGATAAAATAGGAGTTGTATGACCTACTCTTAGTTCTACTTAGCTAAGATTGTCAGTATGAGAAGAAATTAAGCtatgaatcattttgtaaattCTGATTAATTATCATTAAGGTATAGAGGTCTAGGACTGGACCATGATGTGGAGGTATGGGGGAGCAGGACTGGATCATGGTCTGAACATCAGTAGCAGCTGGGGGAGACGGGCCTGTGGATTCTTGCAGAAGTCAATCCTCAGTCCTCCATTTTCAGCGTTGTTGGTACATTATGTCTCTGTGACCTTAATGAAACTAAATCAACTAAAATAAGTGAAATCAATACTTTTATAATACTTACTGTCTAACAATATTAAGAAGAACAAACTTGACATTGAGTTAAATCTTGATCTAAATTAGGGTTCGgccaatatatatttttgaaggcaatacaataacaatatttttggattaaagctgctgatagctaatattttgtgctgataatcaATACCCAATAGCTTCCATTAGTGAACAGTCACTACTAGTTCCTATTGAAATGAGTGAGAGGAGTTAGCCACACCCCCAAATCTGTGATTCACCACCAATTTACTGTACAACTCAACTGAAAATATACtgaaaagcaagaaaacaagacagtAAAAATACCACAGGGCATTTTCTGCAGATATGGgtatattttcttctttctatGAGAGCctattgtttcatttcatttcattgtcaaTGGATCAGCTCCAGGTTGTACATCTCAGTAACATCACAGTCGTCTTTCTTGGTTATGTGGCTTCTGACTTTGGCTGAACTGCTCTAATGCAGAGGAATATCATGAAAATAATCATATTGAGGAGTATCTGTCTTAAATGGTGTCATGCTGATCTCTTCTGGATTTCACATGTTCTCATCAATGGTTTTGACCTTGTATTGACTGTTGTATCACTCATTATTTTACAGTAATGAGCTCATCTGCTACACAGGAAGTGAAGAAGAACCTGGCACGTACTGAAGGAGGATTCATCACTCTACCTGACCCTATTGTGGAGTTTGGATTACTTTTATATCAAGGAAAGATCATTGCTTTGGTGACTGACAGCGGAAGCCAGATATTGGAGGAAAGTTTCAGAGACAGACTTCTCTGGGACAACAACACTGGACTGTTTACCATCACAGGACTGCAGACAAAAGACTCAGGGATTTATACAATTGATTCCAAGAGAGGAGGTGTTTTCACATTATATCAACTCACAGTGTATGGTAAGTCACATTTCTTCTCTCAGTATTTTTCTGTGGTAACTGCACCATAATTTTCATCAGCCAGGTTTAGCTTTTTTAAGTTAAACATAGATATTTCACTTCATACTGTATACTTTAAACTTTGTCATGGTTTGGTAAAAAGCATTTTGCACTGATCAAGTCTGTTTTATTGAGCGGTAGCTAATCAACTCAAAAAGTAAAACTAATATTGTGGAAATTGAACTTTAATGAGACTATGCATCAAATTGTATCTCCCATAATCCTTTTCATGCGCAAATGTGTCAATGATGTCACACAACGAGAGAACTCACTTCTGACTGGGTTCTTCATCTATTACTTTACATGGACTGCTGCCATACTCTAGTATTTCCTGATAAATCACGTTTCTATGTATCTATGTTTCTGCACCAAATTCCTCCCAGAACCTGCACCAACGCCTGGTGTGAACAGATCAAGAGTGAACGCTGACAGCTGCACCTTGGTGTGTTTTGTGGAGAAGGCTCATGAGACGACGCTGTACTGGatcaaaggagaggagatacTGAACCAGACCAGCACTggtccctctctgcctctcactgtAGACAAGCAAGACTTCAACTCCTCTTATAGATGTGTGGCTGCCAACCCTGCTGATGAAAAGACATTTCCAGTCAACGTCAagacattctgcagtgaggaaaGCAATACAGACGAGACAAGTAAGGCAAATCACATCACTGTTTTTAACTAAACTCTTATGTTTCCAAAGGCTTATGACACataatgttttgtattttgctgaTGTTTGTTGTAAATCTTTTTGACAGGTGAGAATAACAGTGAATCCTGGCTATTCCTATTTCCCATGGTTGTATTTCTAAGTGTCATTTTCATCACTGGAATATATTTTGAGAGAAAGAGCGCCAGACAGTTGCAAGGCAGGTATTTATTATCACATGAATATAACACAGAGCTTTACTTCACACATAGCTTTCATACATATCCTGTTTACACAAAAAAAGTTTTAATGAATCGTTGATAACAACCTGAAATAAAAACCTTATGGTACAAAATGTGTCTGCATAAGGAAGCTTTGTTTTCTGATCAGAGGTTTAGTTGTTTCCAGCTACTTCTGacagcatactgtatactgGCCTGGGATCTGCTACACTGTTAACATGTACTGATATCAATATTAATTGACTGAACTGAGCATACAGCTGTAAGACAGAAGTGGACTTCTTATCCACAGACACTGAAGGCTAGAGAGCTGAGGACATTTTGTCGTAAAGTAAGTGAGAAactttgaatacatttttttgtatatacattatacttttttgtttattttttataattttcatacttttaaaaCAGTACTTCTATTCTTGTGTCCCTTTATGAGTTTATCCTCTTTCTGtcactgtctttctttttcatggCCCTGAACTGTTCTTAACcatgtttgtaaagcacttttgtttacattgttgtatgaaatgttacaaaataaaatttgatttgattttgattggaGTGAGACCCTATTGTTGTCACTTTTCGGAAAGTCATAGTCAAAGTCATAGTCTTTtgacaaaaatgaataataatgaagatGTCGATTTcagcataaaaaaaatagcacCATTTTTTGTGTGCATTACATTTCCAACATTTTCCTAGTTCGCtgtttttcaaacatttcattattttttgtgCTTATAATGTCattaaatgtaatcagttaaATACAGGATATAAAAATATCATGTGACTGTAGATttaaatgggggggggggggggggggggatgtaaGGCTGGTGTAAGTCAGTTGGTTCAGCAGGTCCCCCTTGTGTCCTCTTTCATGGATTACACCTTTATTCAGTCAGAGCCATGATAGGCTGCATTTacacaacagcagaaaaaataaaaagatttttGCTCTTTTGTGACACAGATCCATCTTTCTTTGATGTCCTTCCTCAACTATgtgagaataaataaataaataaataaatagtgccAGTCTGTGGCATTTATAATTGAATctttcaccagaggggtcagagtgcACAGGCAGCCAAGTGGAGCTCTACTAGAGCAGGTAGAgctttagtgtcttgctcaaagacacttcagcaggcaaCAGTCAAACCTGTCACACTCCAgatacaggacagtctctcagCTTTAGGACACCAAGCTGCCTTCAGCATGTTTGCCCAAACAAAGTTGAAGTCCAGAGCCCCAGTTAAGCTATCAGGACTCTATTAATGTTAATGAGAAAGGATGTTGCCAATTTCAGAGACACTAATACAGACTGCTTGCATTCATTGGGCATTGAGTCATTTTTGGTGAATCTAATTCTATTCATAATAACGCTGCTGCTAACACTCATTACTGAGAACACAGATGTTAATGATCTGACAGAAgggaaacaacaaaaatcctTACTGTGATAGAATACTGTTGAAAGTATAAGATTTCAAGTCAATGATGTTCTCAGTTGAGAATATTGTTGAGAATACTGAAGTTTTAAAAGTATATGTCAGGATCTCATATTTCAGGATGTGGGAGGATTCAGTCATTGATCTCTAAAGGTTTTTCTGAATGGTGTCATGCTCCACCTATACTGGCTCTGGTTGCTTCCTACATTTGGCCGACTCAAAGGCATCATTTTCATGAACTTTTTGCTGGTTTTGTACCTTGTACCTATAGATatgtttgtcaatttcaacttaCAAGTGTCAGTTATGAGCTTCATGACTTATAATCATGAGTTCACGTCTTGTGACTTAAAATTACGAGTTGAAACAACACCTTATAAAGCTTCACAAAACTGATCATTATAGTTTATTAAGAAACACTGTTAGCTTATCAGCAGACTTCCCAGTATGCATTGCATTTAACTCTCCagaaactcttcttcttctggtttgaatgaagttacaTGATGGAAACTTGTTATGTATGTATCATAGGTGAATTTCTGATTAAGAAAAGCAGACATTCTCTATTACACATTGCAAGTACTATCCACTTCAAGCATGTTATCAACATGACTAGACATTTGTTGATTGAACTTACTGTTTTTAGTTCACTCAGTTTTTCTACATTATAACTAATGATCTTTGACCTAACTATTCAGTACTATTACAGTCAACTCACAATTTTGATGCAGCAAGGAAACttatgtttttaagttgaaGTGCCTTAAtatgtttttgcagtgcatgttgCGGTCGGACAGAAGGCTGGAATAGCTAGACAGCGATGCTTTAGCTTCTCTTTCATCTAACGTATGCTAAAGTGGGACAGGAAGAGGGTTTCAACCTTTCCTATAGCACAGCATGACAAACAGCCAAACAGAGAAATTGCACAAGAGATTAACATTTGTCTGTTGGTCCAATTCAGTTGACACTTTGCTCACATCATCTTTGCAGAATGGTCCAACAAGATCTGTCAGCATGTACCATGCAGAATGTAACGGCATTTGGCCAATAGGCAGTGCTATTTGCTTGAACCCTGTCTATTGCCcgtctattattattattattattattattattattattattaatattattactaaTATTATGATTACTAATAATggattctccagtctcctcccCTAGCTGGTTCGCTGCAACACCAAGATATCAAAATATTCCAGTGGGGAACGATACAGATTGAGAAGACAGAATGATGCATTATGTTCAGATTCAGAAACATCTCTACTCAAAACAATGGAGAATTCTCAATTTTCTCAACTCTGCACTATTTCCCAAAATTGTACA from the Centroberyx gerrardi isolate f3 chromosome 3, fCenGer3.hap1.cur.20231027, whole genome shotgun sequence genome contains:
- the LOC139910258 gene encoding CD48 antigen-like isoform X2, with the translated sequence MELQEMKIFIFFIVMSSSATQEVKKNLARTEGGFITLPDPIVEFGLLLYQGKIIALVTDSGSQILEESFRDRLLWDNNTGLFTITGLQTKDSGIYTIDSKRGGVFTLYQLTVYEPAPTPGVNRSRVNADSCTLVCFVEKAHETTLYWIKGEEILNQTSTGPSLPLTVDKQDFNSSYRCVAANPADEKTFPVNVKTFCSEESNTDETSENNRHFWLFLIRTAVFLSVIAITITGIYFERKRKRDRQSQGV